From the Haladaptatus caseinilyticus genome, the window AGGGGTGCGGGGCGCTCGATAAAAGCGCCCGTGTTCGAAAATCAATGGCGACGAGTTCTAACTCTGCGGTGTCGTTCGACGACTTCGACACCCGGCGTGACGAGATGCACAGTACGATCGAACAATGGATTGACGACCTCACTTCCTTGACTGACGAGGCGAGAACGAGTCAACAGTTCCAAGAGTGGCTAGATGTCCAGTCGAAATTCCATGACTACTCCCATCGGAACACGCTCTTGATTACCGTTCAATGTCCGAACGCGACGAAGGTCGCTGGGTACAACACCTGGCGAACTGAGTTCGATCGCCATGTGAAGGAAGGCGAGAACGGAATCTGGATCTGGGCACCGATCATTACAAAGCAGTGCCCCAACTGCGAGAATTCGCCCAGTTACCACGAGCAAAGTGAGTGTGAATATGACGAGACACCACCTGAAGCATGGTCGAAAGGACTCGTCGGATTCAAACCCACGGCTGTGTTCGATGTATCTCAGACGGAGGGTGAACCACTTCCTGAGCTCGAGACCGAAGCAATCGGAAATGCTGAAAATCTCGTTCCTACTCTTCAAGACGCAGCTGATGAGCTTGATGTGACGGTTCGTATCGTCGACGCTGATGACTGGGAACACGGCAAGGCGAAAGGTGTTTGCAAACAGCGGAGTCTGTACGATCTTCAGCCCATCGTCGAAGTGAAAGCACGGGCAAATCAGGCGGATCTCGCGGTGACGCTCATCCACGAATACGCGCACGCACTGCTACATTTCGATGTTGACGATGCGTGTGAGCGATCGAAACGTGAAGTCGAAGCAGAAGCCGTCGCGTACATCGTTGGTCGATACGTTGGGTTGGACACGAGTGGCTCAGCATTCTACCTCGCAGCATGGCAGGACGATGATTCGGACGCGATTCAAGATCGACTCGGACGAATCCGGACGACGGCAGCGACAATTATCGAGGTAGTCGAAACGAGACGTGAGTACGTGTAGGACCGTTGAATTCGAGCGCCGAATGCGGCTTTATCACCGAGCCAATGCTTGCTATTCAGGTCGATAATCCGTCAGCCGGATCTTTCCTTCAACTTCGTAGATGTGGCCTCGCATGTAGAGTCGTTCGATGATATCTTCGGCAGCAGGCTGCTCAAGCTCCTCACGATCTTTGAGAGTT encodes:
- a CDS encoding M78 family metallopeptidase domain-containing protein produces the protein MATSSNSAVSFDDFDTRRDEMHSTIEQWIDDLTSLTDEARTSQQFQEWLDVQSKFHDYSHRNTLLITVQCPNATKVAGYNTWRTEFDRHVKEGENGIWIWAPIITKQCPNCENSPSYHEQSECEYDETPPEAWSKGLVGFKPTAVFDVSQTEGEPLPELETEAIGNAENLVPTLQDAADELDVTVRIVDADDWEHGKAKGVCKQRSLYDLQPIVEVKARANQADLAVTLIHEYAHALLHFDVDDACERSKREVEAEAVAYIVGRYVGLDTSGSAFYLAAWQDDDSDAIQDRLGRIRTTAATIIEVVETRREYV